A single Scleropages formosus chromosome 4, fSclFor1.1, whole genome shotgun sequence DNA region contains:
- the pgap2 gene encoding post-GPI attachment to proteins factor 2, which translates to MVQGLYGQDRDKPLVRLPFTFFAVGTLFLAFAGFVICIFTSLYFHFEDSTDTHCKVRNYLPSISSSFSLTPERYIWRFCIGLHSAPRFLVAAAYFKFYRDRFAKRCLECVLTYVALACTLAENLGLLLLTYVSSTETYHLHKSGFIMFVSCSLAHMLITCWLWRVITRYSLIPEETTSSRMKNRLFILNVVFCLLSLYFFKRHNMYCEPGVYTFFALCEYLMVLSNMGFNMTAYWDFRNKELTVTTVPEDKRF; encoded by the exons ATGGTACAGGGACTTTACGGACAAGACCGAGACAAACCCCTTGTCCGACTGCCTTTCACCTTCTTCGCCGTGGGAACGCTTTTCTTAGCCTTTGCAGGCTTCGTCATCTGCATTTTTACATCACTGTATTTCCATTTTGAAGACTCCACTGATACCCACTGCAAg GTACGCAACTACCTCCCGTCCATcagttcttccttcagcctCACACCCGAGCGCTACATCTGGCGCTTCTGCATTGGCCTGCATTCTGCCCCACGCTTCCTGGTGGCGGCAGCGTACTTCAAGTTCTACCGTGATCGCTTTGCCAAGCGCTGCCTGGAATGTGTCCTGACCTATGTAGCACTAGCTTGCACCCTTGCCGAAAACCTGGGCCTGCTGCTACTCACCTACGTTTCTTCTACTGAGACATACC ATTTGCACAAGAGTGGCTTCATCATGTTCGTCTCCTGCTCACTTGCTCACATGTTAATCACCTGCTGGCTTTGGAGGGTGATCACAAGGTATTCCCTAATTCCTGAG GAAACAACTTCGAGCCGCATGAAAAACCGTCTCTTCATCTTGAATGTGGTGTTCTGCTTGCTTTCATTATACTTCTTTAAACGCCACAACATGTACTGTGAGCCTGGAG TGTACACCTTCTTTGCCCTCTGTGAGTACCTTATGGTTCTCAGCAACATGGGCTTCAACATGACTGCCTACTGGGACTTCAGGAATAAGGAGCTGACGGTCACCACGGTGCCTGAGGACAAGCGCTTCTGA